The Candidatus Aminicenantes bacterium genome window below encodes:
- a CDS encoding arginine deiminase: MAESFDLQVESEIGILEGVVLHNPGAEIENMTPGNAERALYSDILNRKVAARGYRQFSGILEQFTRVFYILELLTDVLDKEKTRIELVTQICRNENAMYLHERLLELAPKALARQLIEGVELERDNLSRFLSEERYSLRPLHNFFFTRDAAVVFGNELIIGRMARRVRDREAVITAAIFSHHPLFSTRMHSPRREDNGEPVTLEGGDILVAGKDLLLIGNSSRSNTRGIDFVIDVLKKHKKPGRIVVQQLPPRPESFIHLDMIFTLLDQHQCMIYEPLVGRPNPFHSVLIEVDNGKVHISEAENLMKALEKAGMELEPLYCGGRKDAWIQQREQWHSGANFFAFAPGKLIGYDRNVYTLEELNRSGYEVLRATDVLKRKVDPHAYSRCVITVDGSELARGGGGCRCMTLPLRRRRL; encoded by the coding sequence ATGGCGGAATCGTTTGATCTTCAAGTTGAATCCGAGATCGGCATACTGGAGGGAGTTGTCTTGCATAACCCGGGCGCAGAAATCGAGAACATGACCCCGGGCAACGCGGAACGCGCCCTGTACAGTGACATTCTGAACCGCAAGGTGGCGGCCCGAGGTTACCGGCAATTTTCCGGGATACTGGAACAATTCACCCGGGTTTTTTATATCCTGGAGTTGCTGACCGACGTTCTCGATAAAGAGAAAACCAGGATTGAGCTGGTCACTCAGATCTGCCGCAACGAGAATGCCATGTACTTGCATGAACGACTCCTGGAACTGGCCCCAAAAGCACTGGCCCGGCAGTTGATCGAGGGCGTGGAACTGGAGCGCGACAACCTCAGCCGTTTCCTCAGTGAAGAGCGCTACTCCCTGCGGCCCCTTCACAACTTCTTTTTTACCCGCGATGCCGCGGTTGTCTTTGGAAATGAGTTGATTATCGGCCGGATGGCCCGCCGCGTGCGGGATCGCGAAGCGGTGATTACCGCGGCCATATTCTCTCATCACCCCTTATTCTCGACCCGGATGCACTCCCCCCGCCGCGAAGACAATGGTGAGCCGGTCACGCTGGAAGGCGGCGACATCCTGGTGGCCGGGAAAGATCTGCTCCTGATCGGCAACAGTTCCCGTTCCAACACCCGGGGAATCGATTTTGTGATCGATGTACTCAAGAAGCATAAAAAACCCGGCCGCATCGTCGTACAGCAATTGCCCCCCAGGCCGGAATCCTTTATCCACCTGGACATGATCTTCACCCTCCTTGATCAACACCAATGCATGATCTACGAACCTCTGGTCGGCCGCCCCAACCCTTTCCACTCGGTTCTCATTGAAGTGGATAACGGTAAGGTGCACATCAGTGAAGCAGAGAATCTCATGAAAGCCCTTGAAAAGGCCGGCATGGAGCTGGAGCCACTTTACTGCGGCGGTCGCAAAGACGCGTGGATCCAACAGCGGGAGCAATGGCACAGCGGGGCCAATTTTTTTGCTTTCGCGCCCGGGAAACTGATCGGCTACGATCGCAATGTCTATACCCTTGAGGAACTGAACCGTTCCGGTTATGAGGTGCTCCGTGCCACCGATGTCCTGAAACGCAAGGTCGATCCACACGCGTATTCACGCTGCGTGATCACCGTGGACGGAAGTGAACTGGCCCGGGGCGGCGGCGGTTGTCGTTGCATGACGTTGCCCCTGCGCCGGCGTCGCCTGTGA